In the Chloroflexota bacterium genome, TCGCCAAACCAGCCGCCACTGCCAATGCTGATCAGAGCCTGGCGGATGTTGTAGTAAGCCGGGTCGTCGGTGGCCGGGCTGATGAATTGGATGATGCGTAGCTTCTGGTAGTCGGCCAGGGCCAGCCAGGCCAGGGGCGCCATAATAATGCCGGCCCCGACGAAGCCGGCGATGTGTTGCCATTTGAGGCCGGCAGCGAAGATCAGCGCCAGCCAGATTACGCCAATGATGATGGCCGTGCTCAAGTCGGGTTGGAGGATGACCAGGGCCGCCGGAATGCCGGAGTAGACCGCCGAGTAGATCACCCACTTGAATTCTTTGATCCGTTCGCGGTTGCGGCTGAAGTAGTCGGCTGTCCACAAAATGGTGCCGATCTTGGCCAACTCGGACGGTTGGATGAAGAACAGGCCAAAGAAGTCTACCCAGCGTTGCGCGCCGTGAAAGACTTCGCCCACAATGAAGACCCAGGCCAGGGCGGCCAGGATGAAAAAGTAGAGCAGGCGCGCCAGCGATTGCCAGTAACGGTAGTCAATGGCGGCGGCCACAAAAGCCACCACCAGGCCGATGAGGCCCCAGCGAATTTGCACGAACGGCAGGTCGGCCAGTTCCGGGCTTTCAAAGGTGGCCGAGCGAATCATGGCCACGCCAAAGATGGTGAGCAGGGCCACCAGCGCCAGTAGAAGAATATCGAAATGCTGCCACAGTTGGCGGCGTTGGGTTTGCAGAATTGCAGTCATGTGAGGAGACGACAGACTAAGGACGATAGACGAAAGCGTTCGTCCTTCGTCTGTCGTCCGTCGTCTGTGTTAACGGCGGCGGCGGGGAGACTTGAGGAGCGGGATGTCGGCCACCAGCCGGTTCTCGTGGTCTTCCTGGGTCAGCTTGATGTCCACCCCGGCCCGGTCAATATCCACGTGCTTGGAGATGACGGCGATGATGTCGTCCTTGATCAGTTCGATGACGGCGGGCGAGACGTCGGTGCGGTCGTAGTTAAGCACCAGCTTGAGCCGGTCTTTGGCAATGTCCTTGCTGGCGGGCGCCCGCCCGGTGAGGCGATTGAAAAAGTTATTCATGTCAGCCTCCTGGCCGGATCAGTTTGCCCAGCCGGGCCAGGAAACCGTCCTGCTTGTCCAAATCCATAAACGGCACTTGCTCGCCCTTGAGCCGCCGGGCGATGTTGCGGAAAGCCTGCCCGGCCCGCGACTTCTCGTCCAGGGCCACCGGCGCGCCCCGGTTGCTGCCGACCACGATCTGCTCGTCTTCGGGAACCACGCCGATTAGATCAATCGCCAGCACGTCCAGCACGTCGTCAATGCTCAACATATCGCCGCGCTTCACCATGTCCGGCTTGAGGCGGTTGATGATGAGCGACGGTGGGCCTTTTAGCTCGCTCTCCACCAGGCCGATGATGCGGTCAGCGTCGCGCACCGCCGAGACTTCGGGGTTGGTGACGATGAGCACTTTGTCGCTGGGGGCCAGGGCGTTGCGAAAGCCGCGCTCGATCCCGGCCGGCGAGTCGAGCATGATGAAGTCGAAGTCGGGCTTCAACTCGTCGCACACCCGCACCATGTCCGACGGGCTAACGGCCGACTTGTCGCGAGTCTGGGCGGCAGGGATGAGGTAGAGGTGGGGCAGGCGCTTATCGCGGATCATGGCTTGCTTGAGCTTGGCCGCGCCCTCCACCACGTGGACGATGTCGTAGACGATCCGATTCTCCAGGCCCATCACCACGTCCAAATTTCGCAGGCCAATGTCGGCGTCGAGGCAGATCACTCTCGCGCCGCTGGCGGCCAAAGCCACGGCCAGGTTGGCGGTGGCGGTGGTCTTGCCCACGCCACCCTTCCCGGACGTTATCGTAATCACAGTTGCGCTCATTCGTTGCTCCAAAGGATGAAGGATGAATTGCGAAGGATGAATTGCGAAGGATGAATTGCGAAGCGTTTTCATCCTTCATCCCGCTTCGCGTGCCTTCATCCTTTCTCATTCGGCTTCCATCGCTCGGCCACAATCTGTCCGTTTCGCACGCGGGCGGTTTCGGGTTCGGGCTTGCCGCGCCGCTTGGGCGAGGTGGCAATGGCCTCGCCAATTCGCAGTTGGGTAGGGGCCAGGTCAAGGGCGCAAATCACCGCTTCGGTGTCCCCTTCCGCTCCGGCCTGCACCGTGCCGCGCACGCGCCCCCAGACGATGATGTTGCCGCCGGCCACCACTTCGGCCCCGGCGTTCACGTCGCCCACCACCACCACGTGTCCCGGAAAGCGCACCGACTTGCCGGATCGTAAGGTGTGTTGAATCAGAATAGCCTGACTTCCATCTTCGACCGGGCTAATCTCTGGAAGTTCCGGCGGCGCGCTGGCGGCCGCCGGTTTGGGGAGGCTGGTCTCTAAACCCAAAGCCTTCGCCGCATTCTCGGTCAGCGCCGACTCGGACAACACCGCCCACAAATTGATCTTCAGATCGGCCAAGTCGTTGCGAAGCTTGCCCAGGTCTGCGGCGCCGACCGCCCGGCTGTTCAACTGCAGAACCAGGCGCGCGCCCTGAAAGAACTCGCCGCCCTCGCCGAGTTTGGTGAGCAGGATTTGCGCCGCCTCACGCCACTCGCCGTCGCCCACGTTGACCAACAGGCCTTCTTTGATGCCTTTGATCACAACCGGAACCGTCATGGCCGATGATTATAGAATGGCAAATGCCAAATGGCAAATGACGAAACAGCCGAAGGACGGCAGACGATTGACAACAGAAACCGCCGTCAATCGTCCGTCGTCATTTTATCGTCAGCCCGCCGATCAAAAACCTGTCGTCAATCGCCACGCCGTTCCGGTCTAGCACCGAGAGGCGGTCGAGGGTCGCCAGCAAATACCAGCCGGCCTCAACTTGATACGCGCCGGGCGGCGCATCGTCAGGCACGCGCACTTCAAAGCGGTCGGCGATTGTTTCATTCACCGGCCACTGCGAAGTGGGCCGCGTGCCCTGCACCGGCCACATATCCACCTGCCCGTGAACAATCCCGTCCGGGCCGAGCAAATGAATGAAGACGGTGTAATCAGACTCCATCGGCCTCAGCCCGCGCCAGGTGGCGGTGACGATGACGGTCTGGCCGGGTGAGGCAAGCGGCGTTTCGATCTTGAGCGACTCCAGCGCGATCTGATCCTCGAAGTTGACGGCTTCGGCGGCCAGTGGCGACCCTTCGATCTTAAGTTCAGCCGCCTTGCACGTGGGCGACGATCCTGACCACCAACCGCATTCTGCCGTCTGGGCCTCAAGCTTGATCCACAACGAATGTTCGCCCGCCGCGGCTGGCGCGTTGAAAACGGCGCGGGTTTCAACGATCTGCGAAGGAGCGTGAAGGGCCGGGTTCAGTTGAATCCGGGCCGACGAAGAACAAAGCTCATCCAAACACAAGTCGGCTGTAACCGGGTCGCCGAGGTTGGGCGGCAGAAGCCAATAAAGCGTTGCCTTAATGGTCGAGCCGGGCGCGGCGGTTGCGGGCGCGTCAACGCCCATCAGCCAGACGCCGTTCGCAAAGCGAATGCGAAGCGGGTGAGCAATGCGCGGCGGCGAGGCAGGCGGCTGCAAGGTGACGTCCGCAAGCGTGGCCCAGTCGCCCAGCCCGCGCTCGCTGAACGGCGGGAAGAGGCCGACCTGCAAAGAATAGTCGCCGGGTTCAAGCGCCGGGTCGAGGGTGAGGTTGTGAAAGTCGGCGACAACGTCGGCCAGCGGCCAGGCGGCGGTCGGGTACATTTGATTCACCGGCACGTTTGCCGGGCTGATGAAGCGAGTCTCGCCGTTCGAGTCGAGCAGGCGAAAGACGACGCGGTAGTTGCCGGGCGGCGGCTGAAGGGCCTGCCAGTAAAGAGTAATCAGTAAAGATTGATCGGTGGGGGCAGTTGCGGCGTCGAGTTGGAAACCGCGCAGACGAATGATGTCCTCGAAATCTTGCTCGACGGGCGAGAATGATTCTGGGAGTTGGCTGGGTTCCAGTTTGACTTCGGTAAGCGGGCCGGTGGCGCGCAAGTAGTAGGCGTCGGCCAGGCGAGGCAGGTAGCGGCCAAGATAAACGGTTTGGCCGTTGGCGATCCGGGACTCGAGTTCGGCGCGGTAAGTGTCTTCGTTTGGCAAAACGACGATGTCCAAATCGGGCCGGACGCCTTCGGCTACTTGCAAATAGTAAAGCGGGGCGATGAGTTCGCTGTCGGCCAGTATCGCCGCATTCTCTTTGAGCGGCTGGCTGAGAATGTATTGGCCCAGCCGGTACTCGCGCCAGTCGCCGGATTGATCCACGAGGGGCAGGTTGGTCCAGATGAGGGAAGCGGGAAGAATGAAGAATACAGAATATCCAATACTCAATACCCAATACTTTGTGTCTTCGTGTCTTCGTGTCTTTATGATTATGAACTGCCCAATATCAAGGATGGCCTGGATTCCACACGCGATCCAGACGGCTTGCACGAAATGAGCAGGCAGTAGAAGCGAGGAGTAATCGGGGTCGGGGACGTAGAACGAGAGGCCGAAGAAGGCGAAGGCGGCCCAGGCGGCCAGGGTGACGAGCGCGGCAGACGGTTGACGGCGAAACAAGGCGGCTAACCCGACGAGGGCCGTCATTGCGCCCGGCCAGCCAAATTGATCCAGCGCCTTGCGTCCGAGGATCGCGTAACGGCTCAGGTCGGCGTACCAGGCGTTTAGCCTCAGCGCGCCCTGCGCTTCCTGTCCGGTGATGAAATGCCGGAAGAGTTCCCAGGTCATGACTTCGCCGTTGTTGACGGCGGGCCAGCGGAGGGGAAGGTAGAGGTAGAGGCTGAGGCCAAGCAAGAAAAAGAATATAGAAGTCAGAAGTAAGAAGACAGAATGACGAAAGACGGCTTCGCGTGACGAAGGACGAAGATGAGGGGCAAGGGCAATAAGCAAAGCCGGGGCCAGGAGGACGGTTGTTAGATGGTTCGTTAGCGACAGGCCGAATACAAATGCCGTCAGACGAAGAATCTTCTGACTTCTGACTCCTGACTCCTGACTCCTGAGCGAGAGCCACAATAGCAAACCGATGAGCGCCATGTGCAAGGTATACACTTCGGCCTCGACGGCGCGCGACCATAGGCCGATGGAGGCGGCCAGGCTGAGGGCGGCGATCCAGGCGGCGGGGCGAGAGGCGTTGAGGGCGCGAGCGACGGCGTAGACCATAAGAGTCGCGGCCACGCCAAAGGCGGCAGACGAGAGGTTGATGCGAAAGGCCGTCGTGCCCGGAATCGGCAGAAGGCTGAAGAGCTTGGCGAGGAGAAGGTAGAGCGGGTAGCCACTGCCATGCGAGATTCCGAGGCGGATGGCGTTGACTTGAAATTCGAAGGTGTCGGCTTCGCCGACGGCAGGGGCGAGGGTACGGAGGTAGAGAGCCGAGGTGATGAGAGTGAGACTGAAGAGATAAAGTTTATTGAGGGTTGGGTAGTTAGATAGTTGGGTGGTTAGGAAGATTGCCAACGCCCCGCCCAGGCCGCCGAGGATGAGAACCCAGTCGCGGAGCGGGTTGGTGGTTGGGTGGAAAATAAAGAAGGCGGAGAGGGCTAGAGGAAGAAGTATGAATGCGTTGCGGGAAAGTGAAAGGGAAAAGGAGGGAAAGGCAAGGAAAACGACGAGGGCAATGCTAATGAGGAGACCAGCCGGCCAGCGCAGGCCGCCGAAGAGGGTGGGAAAGGAGTCGAACAGGGCGCGGGAGACGGCCAGACCGAAGAGGCCGACGCAGGTCGCGGCCAGGAGCCGCTCCCACGAAATCCTACTGCCCACGCGAAACGTCAACGGCTTTGAGTTCAAAATAGGCTTGCAGAACCTGCTGCACCACCGGCCCGGCTACCAGCGAGCCTTCGCCGCCGTTGTAGATGAAGGCGACGACGGCGATCTCCGGGTTGTCGGCCGGGGCGTAGCCCACAAACCAGGCGTGGGTGGGCCAGCGGCCAAACTTGCACAAGTTCTTTTTTTGGGCGATGTTGTCGCAGTATTCGGCAGTGCCGCTCTTGCCTGCGAACTGCACCGTTTGAATCTGAACCGGGCCGCCGTCTTCGCCGCCGCTTTTCAGTTCAATCCGATCCAGGTCTTTGCCGGTGCCGTCCACCACCACTTTTTCCATGCCGCGCCGCACAATATCAATCGTCTCTTGTGAGACGGGCACGCGATCAATCTCCGGCGTTTCGGGGTCGCCGTCGCGGTAATTCACCTGGGCCGGGCTGAGGACGTAACGAATGTCGGGCGAGCCGGAGTCCACAAAGCTGCCTTCGGAGTCGAGGGCGACGTTGACGACTCTGCCCTCGCCGTCCACGACTTGTTTGAGGAGGGTGGGTTTGATGAGGAAGCCGTTGTTGAGGAAGGGGGTGACGGAATCGAGCACTTGCAAGGGCGTGGCCAGAACGTAGCCCTGGCCGATGGCGGCGATGTAGGTGTCGCCGGTTGACCAGTTTTCGCCAATGTTGATCCGTTTGTAGTCGCGGTTGGGAATCAGGCCGCGCAGTTCGTAAGGCAATTCAATGTCCGTCAGCCGGTTGTAACCGAAGGCGTTGGCGTACTTGTAAATGCCCTCAATGTCCAGCCCGGCGATGTTGTCCGGCGCGTAGCCGCCGCCGATCTTGTAAAAGTACACACTGCACGATTCGGCGATGGCGGTGATCATGTCAACGTCGCCGTGGCCGTCTTTTTTCCAGCAGACCACTTCTCTGGCCTGGCCAGGGTCGTTGGGAAAGTAGCGGTTCTCGATGACGATTTTGCCGGGATCGAACAGTTTGCGGTTAGGGTCAACGATGCCCTCTTGCAGAGCGCCCGCCGCCGGGACGAGTTTGAACACCGAGCCGGGGGCGTGCCGCCCGCTGACGGCCTGGTTGAGAAGCGGGTTGGTTGGATCGTTCTTTAGCTGGGTGTAGTAATCGAACGGGATGAAGCGGGCAAACTTCTGGTTGTCGTAGGTGGGCCACGAGACCATAGCCAGAATTTCGCCCGTCTTCGGATTCATGGCAACGACGACGCCGTTCTGCGATTTGGTGCTGTTAGCCCGCAGGTTGATGTCGTTGATCATGCGGGTGAGGGCGGCCTGGGCGGCGGCCTGCAAACGCACGTCGAGGGTGAGATAGAGGTTGTTGCCTGCCACCGGGTTGACGGGTTCCCCGATGGTGCGAAGCTCCAGCCCGGCGGCGTCCTCTTCAATAAACTTGAAGCCGTTCTTGCCAGCCAGGATCGGTTGCATCCAGGCTTCGATCCCGGAATAGCCAATTTTGTCACGCGAGGCGTCAAAGCCCAGCGCTTCGTATTGGTCCTTCACTTCTTTGGTGATTGGCCCCATGTAACCGACTATGTGGGCGGTGAGCGGGCCGGTGGGATAGTCGCGCAAGGGCGCTACTTCCACGCCCACGCCGGGCAGGGAGCGCAGTTGTTCGCGAATGACGAAGGCCGCGTCCTGCGGCACGTCTCTGGCAATGCGAATCGGGTTATACGGGAAGCCCTCGTTTTCGGCCACTAAATCGGCGATGCCTTTTTGAGGCTGCGCCTCGCCGCCAGCCGCGCCGGCGTCGAGCGGCGGGGTGTTAACCGGCACGCCGGTAAGTTTGGAGAGGCGCTGATAAATAGCCTGCAAGCGAATTTCGTCATCGGGCAGGTAGGCGGGG is a window encoding:
- the rodA gene encoding rod shape-determining protein RodA → MTAILQTQRRQLWQHFDILLLALVALLTIFGVAMIRSATFESPELADLPFVQIRWGLIGLVVAFVAAAIDYRYWQSLARLLYFFILAALAWVFIVGEVFHGAQRWVDFFGLFFIQPSELAKIGTILWTADYFSRNRERIKEFKWVIYSAVYSGIPAALVILQPDLSTAIIIGVIWLALIFAAGLKWQHIAGFVGAGIIMAPLAWLALADYQKLRIIQFISPATDDPAYYNIRQALISIGSGGWFGEGYNHASQVNLRFLKVRHTDFIFSALSAEFGFIGAMLVILVMFLIIFRILRVARMTPDPFGGLICYGVAAMLFYQSVFNIGMNMSLLPVTGLPLPFVSYGGSSLLTFMFAIGLVESVALRRKLIEY
- the minE gene encoding cell division topological specificity factor MinE translates to MNNFFNRLTGRAPASKDIAKDRLKLVLNYDRTDVSPAVIELIKDDIIAVISKHVDIDRAGVDIKLTQEDHENRLVADIPLLKSPRRRR
- the minD gene encoding septum site-determining protein MinD, giving the protein MSATVITITSGKGGVGKTTATANLAVALAASGARVICLDADIGLRNLDVVMGLENRIVYDIVHVVEGAAKLKQAMIRDKRLPHLYLIPAAQTRDKSAVSPSDMVRVCDELKPDFDFIMLDSPAGIERGFRNALAPSDKVLIVTNPEVSAVRDADRIIGLVESELKGPPSLIINRLKPDMVKRGDMLSIDDVLDVLAIDLIGVVPEDEQIVVGSNRGAPVALDEKSRAGQAFRNIARRLKGEQVPFMDLDKQDGFLARLGKLIRPGG
- the minC gene encoding septum site-determining protein MinC, with product MTVPVVIKGIKEGLLVNVGDGEWREAAQILLTKLGEGGEFFQGARLVLQLNSRAVGAADLGKLRNDLADLKINLWAVLSESALTENAAKALGLETSLPKPAAASAPPELPEISPVEDGSQAILIQHTLRSGKSVRFPGHVVVVGDVNAGAEVVAGGNIIVWGRVRGTVQAGAEGDTEAVICALDLAPTQLRIGEAIATSPKRRGKPEPETARVRNGQIVAERWKPNEKG
- a CDS encoding DUF2723 domain-containing protein: MNSKPLTFRVGSRISWERLLAATCVGLFGLAVSRALFDSFPTLFGGLRWPAGLLISIALVVFLAFPSFSLSLSRNAFILLPLALSAFFIFHPTTNPLRDWVLILGGLGGALAIFLTTQLSNYPTLNKLYLFSLTLITSALYLRTLAPAVGEADTFEFQVNAIRLGISHGSGYPLYLLLAKLFSLLPIPGTTAFRINLSSAAFGVAATLMVYAVARALNASRPAAWIAALSLAASIGLWSRAVEAEVYTLHMALIGLLLWLSLRSQESGVRSQKILRLTAFVFGLSLTNHLTTVLLAPALLIALAPHLRPSSREAVFRHSVFLLLTSIFFFLLGLSLYLYLPLRWPAVNNGEVMTWELFRHFITGQEAQGALRLNAWYADLSRYAILGRKALDQFGWPGAMTALVGLAALFRRQPSAALVTLAAWAAFAFFGLSFYVPDPDYSSLLLPAHFVQAVWIACGIQAILDIGQFIIIKTRRHEDTKYWVLSIGYSVFFILPASLIWTNLPLVDQSGDWREYRLGQYILSQPLKENAAILADSELIAPLYYLQVAEGVRPDLDIVVLPNEDTYRAELESRIANGQTVYLGRYLPRLADAYYLRATGPLTEVKLEPSQLPESFSPVEQDFEDIIRLRGFQLDAATAPTDQSLLITLYWQALQPPPGNYRVVFRLLDSNGETRFISPANVPVNQMYPTAAWPLADVVADFHNLTLDPALEPGDYSLQVGLFPPFSERGLGDWATLADVTLQPPASPPRIAHPLRIRFANGVWLMGVDAPATAAPGSTIKATLYWLLPPNLGDPVTADLCLDELCSSSARIQLNPALHAPSQIVETRAVFNAPAAAGEHSLWIKLEAQTAECGWWSGSSPTCKAAELKIEGSPLAAEAVNFEDQIALESLKIETPLASPGQTVIVTATWRGLRPMESDYTVFIHLLGPDGIVHGQVDMWPVQGTRPTSQWPVNETIADRFEVRVPDDAPPGAYQVEAGWYLLATLDRLSVLDRNGVAIDDRFLIGGLTIK
- the mrdA gene encoding penicillin-binding protein 2, whose protein sequence is MKTSLQIPNREPDGKAGDPAKAPLSPFRFVPFYLAIVAAIFILGGRLVFLQGVRGDEFDDSARDNREDKINIPAARGVIFDRNGVPLASNVPSYNITITPAYLPDDEIRLQAIYQRLSKLTGVPVNTPPLDAGAAGGEAQPQKGIADLVAENEGFPYNPIRIARDVPQDAAFVIREQLRSLPGVGVEVAPLRDYPTGPLTAHIVGYMGPITKEVKDQYEALGFDASRDKIGYSGIEAWMQPILAGKNGFKFIEEDAAGLELRTIGEPVNPVAGNNLYLTLDVRLQAAAQAALTRMINDINLRANSTKSQNGVVVAMNPKTGEILAMVSWPTYDNQKFARFIPFDYYTQLKNDPTNPLLNQAVSGRHAPGSVFKLVPAAGALQEGIVDPNRKLFDPGKIVIENRYFPNDPGQAREVVCWKKDGHGDVDMITAIAESCSVYFYKIGGGYAPDNIAGLDIEGIYKYANAFGYNRLTDIELPYELRGLIPNRDYKRINIGENWSTGDTYIAAIGQGYVLATPLQVLDSVTPFLNNGFLIKPTLLKQVVDGEGRVVNVALDSEGSFVDSGSPDIRYVLSPAQVNYRDGDPETPEIDRVPVSQETIDIVRRGMEKVVVDGTGKDLDRIELKSGGEDGGPVQIQTVQFAGKSGTAEYCDNIAQKKNLCKFGRWPTHAWFVGYAPADNPEIAVVAFIYNGGEGSLVAGPVVQQVLQAYFELKAVDVSRGQ